A genomic segment from Aegilops tauschii subsp. strangulata cultivar AL8/78 chromosome 1, Aet v6.0, whole genome shotgun sequence encodes:
- the LOC109760120 gene encoding probable calcium-binding protein CML14 codes for MTKPSPSPSPAPAKGAGSLRGSQLKQLRSLFDRFDMDGDGSLTQLELAALLRSLGLRPTGDESRALLLAIDADGSGTVEFDELARAIAPVLTAHAPRLVDQAQLLEVFRAFDRDGNGYISAAELARSMAKLGQPLTFEELRTMMRDADADGDGVISFGEFAAVMARSALDFLGVPAA; via the coding sequence ATGACGAAGCCATCGCCATCCCCATCGCCGGCGCCGGCCAAGGGCGCGGGGTCGCTGCGGGGCAGCCAGCTGAAGCAGCTGCGCTCCCTCTTCGACCGCTTCGACATggacggcgacggcagcctcacccAGCTCGAGCTGGCGGCCCTGCTCCGCTCCCTCGGCCTGCGCCCCACGGGCGACGAGTCGCGGGCCCTCCTCCTCGCCATCGACGCCGACGGCAGCGGCACCGTGGAGTTCGACGAGCTGGCGCGGGCCATCGCGCCGGTGCTCACCGCCCATGCGCCGCGGCTCGTCGACCAGGCGCAGCTGCTCGAGGTCTTCCGCGCCTTCGACCGCGACGGCAACGGCTACATCTCCGCCGCCGAGCTCGCGCGCTCCATGGCCAAGCTGGGCCAGCCGCTCACGTTCGAGGAGCTGCGGACCATGATGCGGGACGCTGACGCGGATGGGGACGGCGTGATTAGCTTCGGGGAGTTTGCTGCTGTCATGGCCAGGTCCGCGCTCGACTTCCTCGGCGTCCCCGCCGCCTGA